A genomic stretch from Sinorhizobium terangae includes:
- a CDS encoding winged helix-turn-helix domain-containing tetratricopeptide repeat protein, producing MPFVFGDYVLDPERRELTLRAEVVAVGPQVFDLLLHLVRNRDRVVSKDDLLQAVWGGRIVSESTITSHINAVRKAIGDSGEEQRLIRTVARKGFRFVGEISIDEIGELGQRDGRGVLEQGSGVQKEPPAPTLVLPDKPSITVLPFVNLSGDPEQEYFADGVVEDIIAALSRMRWLFVIARNSSFTYKGRAVDVKEVGRELGVRYVLEGSLRKSGNKVRITGQLIDTTTGAHLWAERFEGTLDDIFELQDQIAESVVGAIAPQLERAEIERAKRKPTDSLDAYDYYLRGTAKVHNGTREAIEVALSLFYRATELDPEFASAYGMAAWCHFWRKVNGWMSDRAGEIAEGARLARLAVELGRDDAAALTRGGHALAHLTGDLDGGIALLDRAKFLNPNLAPAWFLGGTLRALRGETDAAIEHLAHAVRLSPLDPEMFRMQVGMALANFFAGRFDSASAWAEKALGNLPSLLPAAVVVAASHALSGRPEEARQAMQRLRALDPSLSVSNLGDWMPIHRPEDLARLAEGLRLAGVPE from the coding sequence GTGCCGTTCGTTTTTGGAGACTACGTGCTCGATCCGGAGCGCCGGGAGCTTACGCTGCGTGCGGAAGTCGTGGCCGTCGGGCCGCAGGTCTTCGACCTGTTGCTGCACCTCGTCAGAAATCGCGACCGCGTCGTCAGCAAGGACGACCTGCTACAGGCGGTGTGGGGCGGCCGGATCGTATCGGAATCGACCATCACCAGCCACATCAATGCAGTTCGCAAGGCCATCGGCGACAGCGGCGAGGAGCAGCGCCTCATCCGCACCGTCGCCCGCAAGGGCTTCCGCTTCGTCGGCGAGATCAGCATCGACGAGATTGGGGAGCTAGGGCAGCGCGACGGGCGGGGCGTCTTAGAACAGGGCTCCGGCGTGCAGAAGGAGCCGCCCGCGCCGACACTCGTCCTTCCGGATAAACCCTCCATCACCGTCCTGCCGTTCGTCAATCTCAGCGGCGATCCGGAGCAGGAATATTTCGCCGACGGCGTGGTGGAGGACATCATCGCGGCTCTTTCGCGGATGCGCTGGCTGTTCGTCATCGCGCGCAATTCGAGCTTCACCTACAAGGGGCGGGCGGTCGACGTGAAGGAAGTCGGCCGCGAGCTTGGCGTGCGCTACGTGCTCGAGGGCAGCCTGCGCAAGTCCGGCAACAAGGTGCGCATCACCGGTCAGCTCATCGACACGACCACCGGCGCGCACCTATGGGCGGAGCGCTTCGAAGGCACGCTCGACGACATCTTCGAGCTGCAGGACCAGATAGCCGAAAGCGTCGTCGGCGCGATCGCGCCGCAGCTCGAACGGGCGGAGATCGAGCGCGCCAAGCGCAAGCCGACGGACAGCCTCGACGCCTACGACTATTACCTGCGCGGCACGGCGAAGGTGCACAACGGGACCCGTGAGGCAATCGAGGTGGCGCTATCCTTGTTCTACAGGGCGACTGAGCTCGACCCGGAATTTGCGTCGGCCTATGGCATGGCGGCCTGGTGCCATTTCTGGCGCAAGGTCAATGGCTGGATGTCCGATCGCGCCGGCGAGATCGCGGAGGGTGCGCGGCTGGCGCGCCTTGCGGTTGAGCTCGGCCGGGACGATGCGGCGGCGCTGACGCGGGGAGGACATGCGCTCGCCCATCTCACCGGCGACCTCGACGGCGGCATCGCGCTCCTCGACAGGGCGAAGTTTCTCAATCCGAATCTCGCCCCGGCCTGGTTCCTCGGCGGCACGCTGCGGGCTCTCCGTGGTGAAACAGACGCCGCTATCGAGCACCTGGCGCATGCCGTACGGCTCAGTCCGCTGGATCCGGAAATGTTCCGGATGCAGGTCGGGATGGCCCTGGCGAATTTCTTCGCGGGGCGCTTCGATTCCGCCTCGGCCTGGGCGGAGAAGGCGCTGGGGAACCTGCCGAGCTTGCTCCCCGCGGCCGTCGTGGTGGCGGCAAGCCACGCGCTTTCCGGGCGCCCGGAGGAGGCACGGCAGGCGATGCAGCGGCTGCGCGCGCTCGACCCGTCCCTCAGCGTCTCCAACCTCGGGGACTGGATGCCGATCCATCGCCCGGAGGATCTTGCGCGGCTCGCCGAGGGCCTGAGATTAGCCGGCGTGCCCGAGTGA